The genomic region GGTGGGCTCCCGCAGGCCTGCGCCGGCCTGGTGAAGGAGTTCCCGCGGGCTGGGTTCGGCCTGGTGCGGGGCTGCAGGGAGACGGGCCTGTGACCTACCTGTGGGGCATCCCGTTCTGCCCGGCCGGCCTGGACCGCGACCTGTACTCCCGTGCCATCGTGTGTCAGCTGCAGGTGTACGAGCGCTGCCTGAAGCGGACCCAGAGCCTCTCGCTTTGCAAGGCCGCGTTCGGACCGCCCGTCCTGCCCCGTCCCGGCCTACCCTGGTCCGGCCCGGCTTCGCACTCCACGCGGCAGCTCGAGCAGCCGGAGGCCCAGGCCGGAGGCCAGCACGGAGAGAAGCCGGGGAAGACTGTCCTGGAGGCGGCGGACAAAGTCACGTCCCCGGGGTGTAGTGATAAGCCCGAGGTTTGTCCCGACGTGGGCAGTGGGTGGCTGCAGGTGAGGGACACTGTGCCGATGCAGGACGGGGAGGGTGGACGTGGAGCAACCCGCGTCGTGCGAGTGGTGGTGCAACATCAGGAGGAGACAGATTGGGCATCTTGCCTCATCGGGACGGGGGAAGGAGCACAGCAGGACGCAGAACAGGCATAGGAAGAGTGAAGGTGGACAGGAGAGAGGGCAGCTACTGAAATGAAACATGTGTCTGGTTGGGACCTTGTTCCAACTAGTGGATGAGATGCTTAGTATAGAGGCTTGTGGGGTGAAAGGTAAGGACAGGAGGACCTCCTCCCCCCCAATTCTGttgggagggaggtgggtgagAGCAGAATTCTGAGGGATAGTAATTGTGGGGGACTGCTTGATTGACCACAGGAGGGGGAGCTGGTGGTTATTGCATGGGGTGAGAGTGGTGGGCAGACATGGGACTCCAGAGTCCCTTCATCCCACCATGTTGGTGCTGACCATTAATTTCCATCTGCATGTGCATGTTCATCTAAACGTTGCTCTCATATCTGCTTCACACCTCACCTGCTGGACCTACATTCCAGGCACCTCAAGTTGCACATCAATGTAAAGTACTCCCACCTTAAATATATGTATTCTGATACGTGCATCTTTTATTGTAGGGTAAAGATTCTAATTGTCCAATTTGTCATTGCTTCCATTGATATTAGAAAATTCTGTCTGGTCTCTGttcattctctgacactccatagaaaacaacccaagtttgtccaatctctccaaaACCTCAATTCAGACAGCTTTTTGTGAGCTCCATCTTCTTCACACACTCCACAGCCTCCATTCCTTTGGTGAGTTGACCAGAACTCTCCAGTTCTGGCTGAACCAAAGTTGATGTGATTTCTTGACTTTCATAATGTGTGGAAGAATCTGGGAAGTTTGGTGAAAGGAgtcagcatagaaaacaggccttcAGCCTATTCCTATAGGCCCATATCTTCACCAGTCCTAATCGCCTGCATTTCACCCTCTAATTCTTTCCCATATCTCCATCTGGGTACCACTacactctgtgtgaaggagtCCCATAGGtcctcttttaaatcttttcactCTCACCTTAAATATGCTCTCAAATT from Narcine bancroftii isolate sNarBan1 chromosome 9, sNarBan1.hap1, whole genome shotgun sequence harbors:
- the uimc1 gene encoding BRCA1-A complex subunit RAP80 isoform X11 → MQSSARWAPAGLRRPGEGVPAGWVRPGAGLQGDGPVTYLWGIPFCPAGLDRDLYSRAIVCQLQVYERCLKRTQSLSLCKAAFGPPVLPRPGLPWSGPASHSTRQLEQPEAQAGGQHGEKPGKTVLEAADKVTSPGCSDKPEVCPDVGSGWLQGSVVCPEDALDDGGGGNSGQSEEEQSEDSRDTGSRDVRPEDEVLFIGTETQQSLSENMQPESEAPRGPNKGTAQEAEDVVLIEDEAEEFPTISPAKKFPVECPICGQQFPLEKIEMHAADCNGACDEGREQKGDTFE